Proteins from one Xenopus tropicalis strain Nigerian chromosome 1, UCB_Xtro_10.0, whole genome shotgun sequence genomic window:
- the adora2a gene encoding adenosine receptor A2a isoform X1 — protein sequence MVTVSNLKNPEDLVYIVLEVAIAVLSILGNVLVCWAVCINSNLQNATNYFVVSLAAADIAVGVLAIPFAIAISTGFCATFHACLFIACFVLVLTQSSIFSLLAIAADRYIAIRIPLRYNSLVTSRRANAIIAVCWLLSFVIGLTPMLGWHKEVPPSGNTTCRSPMIECLFENVVTMDYMVYYNFFACVLIPLLLMLGIYLRIFMAARHQLKQMKMKVTCGERSRSTLQREVHAAKSLAIIVGLFALCWLPLHIINCFTLFCQACNRPPLWIMYTAILLSHANSVVNPLIYAYRIREFRHTFRKILHQHLFGQGPHLKTRTASANSLTYNGVDEETGITQIRSSSCNLGTHTNGSVCKLKEESRQNGCPSQHSEKRTGSYRYSGHKKEMMEIS from the exons ATGGTAACGGTGTCAAATCTTAAGAACCCAGAGGACCTGGTATATATAGTTCTTGAGGTGGCTATTGCTGTTCTGTCCATTCTTGGCAACGTGCTGGTGTGCTGGGCTGTATGCATCAACAGCAACCTTCAAAACGCCACCAATTATTTTGTAGTGTCTCTGGCAGCTGCAGACATTGCTGTGGGAGTTCTTGCCATCCCTTTTGCCATTGCAATTAGTACTGGATTTTGTGCAACCTTTCACGCTTGCCTGTTCATTGCCTGTTTTGTTTTGGTGCTGACGCAGAGTTCCATCTTCAGCCTTCTTGCTATTGCTGCTGATCGCTACATTGCCATCCGAATCCCACTTAG ATATAACAGCTTGGTGACCAGTAGGAGAGCAAATGCTATTATTGCAGTTTGTTGGCTTCTGTCCTTTGTTATTGGACTTACTCCCATGCTGGGTTGGCACAAAGAGGTTCCTCCATCTGGGAATACAACTTGCCGCTCTCCAATGATAGAGTGCCTTTTTGAGAATGTGGTTACCATGGATTATATGGTATATTATAATTTCTTTGCCTGTGTATTGATACCCTTATTGCTGATGCTTGGCATCTACCTGCGAATTTTTATGGCAGCCCGACATCAACTGAAGCAGATGAAGATGAAAGTGACATGTGGAGAACGCTCCCGTTCCACGCTGCAGCGGGAAGTCCACGCCGCCAAGTCTCTGGCTATCATTGTGGGCCTATTTGCTTTGTGTTGGCTGCCATTACACATCATCAACTGTTTCACCTTATTTTGCCAAGCCTGCAATCGTCCACCGCTCTGGATAATGTACACTGCTATCCTACTTTCCCACGCCAACTCTGTGGTGAATCCACTCATCTATGCATATCGCATCCGTGAGTTCCGTCACACTTTTAGAAAGATCCTTCATCAGCATTTGTTTGGTCAGGGGCCACATTTAAAGACTAGGACAGCTAGTGCAAACTCACTGACATACAATGGAGTTGATGAGGAGACGGGGATCACCCAAATTCGTTCCAGTAGCTGCAATCTGGGAACTCACACGAATGGAAGCGTTTGTAAATTAAAGGAGGAGAGCCGTCAAAATGGGTGCCCATCTCAACACTCGGAGAAAAGGACAGGTAGCTATAGGTATTCTGGTCACAAAAAGGAGATGATGGAGATATCCTGA